The Actinocorallia herbida DNA window AAGGAGGGCGCGGCGGACTGGGGCCGGCCCGTGGCGAACTCCGACGTCCCGACCGGGGTGGCGGTCTTCCCGGGCGACCCCGGGGTCCGCCGCGTCGCCGAACGCGAGAACCACGTGGTGCGCTGGTCGGAGTTCGACCGGGGCGGGCACTTCGCCGCGATGGAGGCACCGGATCTCCTCGTCGCCGACGTCCGCGCGTCCTTCCGGCTGGTCCGCTGACCCAGGGCACGGCCGACGTGGGGCGGTTCTCCGGTGGCGGGCCGCCCCCGTCGATGATCATCACGGCCTCCATCACCGCGCTTCGCCGCGCGCCTCCGAGGCGGGCGTCCGGTGGGGCCGACGGTCCTTCCAACCGCGGACGGGGGCGGTCCGCGCGGGTCCCCAGGCCGGCAACGTCATCCCCACGGCGATGAGCAGCACGGCCACCGCCGGGAGCGTCACCGAGAACAGGCAGCCGAGCGGCTCGATCGGCGACCGGCATCCGAGATCGCCGACGGTCCCGACGGGCAGGGGCGGCTCGAATCCGAACAGTTGCGCCTGGACGAAGACGAACCTCTCCGCGAGGTGGACCAGCCCGAGCACCGCGCCCGCCGAGACGCTCCACAGGCCCAGCCGCAACGCCGCCCGGCTCGTCCGGCCCGCGTGGCGCAGCCCGGTGCGCAGCAGGTCGACCATCGCCACGCCCAGCATGACGAGGAAGATGTCGGCGTACCCGCCGAGCATCGGCCGCTCGCGATAGAGCTCCCCGAGCGCCCCGCCCCTCCCGGACACCGGGCTGCCCAGGAACAGATCCGACATGCCCGCGATCGCCAGCGTGTACGCGACGATCCGTGCGCGAATCGCCGTCCTGGCCTCCCTCGGCGACCGCGTGACGCGCAACAGATAAGCGACCGTGCACAACGCCACCGCCAGCGCGCACACATCGGCCAGCAACCACCCGAGATGCGGGAACACCCGCCCCTCGACCGCCCGCGCCCTCCCCGACATCAGCACGAACGCCAGCCCGAACGCCATCAGCAACGCGCACAGCTCACCCTGCCCGGCCCGCACCGGCCCCCTCCGCAACCCCCGAAGCCGCACCCCCGCCCACCCGAACGCCACCCCGGCCCCGGCGAAAAGCAGCCCGTCCACCACCGGACCTCCCCCTCCCATTCCCACGCGCCCTCCCCCACCGACGGACTCGATCCGAACGGCCCGACCCCATAATTCCAGAGTCTCCCGGCACCCCATTCCGAGCCCCGAGCAGCATTCTTCCGCACTCCCGATCACCCCCGCCATGCATTTACCGAGAACGAAATATGCCCCAAAACCAACGAGGCGCGAAATACTTCCGAATGGCCAGGACGCCGGCATCACGACGAACAACCAGAATCCCCGACAAGATCCGCTGCGCCGAAATTCACCAAGGCCCGCCGGCTTCGGAGAACCCGAGGTGGGCGAGGTCTCGCCGGACGGGGTCGGTAGGGCGCGTCGTCATGAAGTGCTCCACGGAGGCCGGCCGCATCTGGAAGTCCTTGATTCCCGAGCCGGGCCTTTCACCCGCATAGGCGGGTGAAAGGCCCGGCCGCGTCATCGTGCCCGCCTTCGCGCCTTTTGCCGTCGCCTTTGCGCAGGGTCCTCGGATGGCCGGGTGAACGTCTCCGCGCCGGAAGCATGGAGAACCACTTCGGCGTGGCGTGCTGGATCCATGAGGCGGGGACACCTGTGGACGGGCGTGCGCGCCGCGAACCAAGGCCGCGGCATCGGGTGCGACGCCGGTTCGTTAGGAGTGGCGCCAGGAGTGGAGTTTGTCTGGGTTTCGTATTGCCCAGATGTGGGTGATGCGGTGGTCGGCGGCGATCTCGAAGGCGAATACCGTTTCGGTTCTGCCCTCGGACTCGACCACCAGACCGGGCAGGCCGTTGACCGTGCGTTCGAGGATCGTCCGGGGCGGTGCGAGGCGGGCGATCGTCAGGTAGAGGTGGGCGATCCGCTCGGCGCCTTCGATGGGCAGGAGGTGGGCGATGACGCGGCCGCCGCCGTCGGAGATCGCGGTGGCGGCCGGATCGAGCAGGCCGATCAGGGCCTCGATGTCCTGCGCCTCCCAGGCCGCCTTGAAGCGTCGGACGACGCTCGCCTGCCGGGCCGCGCCCGGGCTCGTCCCGGCCCGCGCGGCGGCGATGCGGCGGCGGGCCGAGGACGCCAGCTGACGGCACGCCGCCGGGCTGCGGCCGACGATTTCGGCCACCTCGGCGAACGGGTAGCGGAAGACGTCGTGCAGCACGAACGCGACGCGCTCGGCCGGGGTCATCGACTCGAACACGACGAGGAAGGCCATGGTCACCGACTCGTCGAGGGTGATCCGGTCGGCCGGGTCTCCGCCCGCCCCTGCCGTCCACTCGGCCGGGGCGGGCACCGGCTCCGGGATCCACTCGCCGACATAGGTCTCCCGCCGGGCGCGCGCCGAGCCGAGCAGGTTCAGGCAGACGCGGCTCGCCACCGTCGTCAGCCAGGCACCCGGGGACTCGATGGACTCCTGCTCGGCCCGGGAGATCGCGTACCAGCGGGTGTAGGTCTCCTGGACGACGTCCTCCGCGTCGGCCAGCGATCCGAGCATCCGGTAGGCGAGATTGAGCAGCTGCCGCCGCTCGCCCATGATCGTGCTCAGGCCCGGGTCCCGCTCGTCCGCCTGCCGCTGCGCCTGTTCCGACGGGGTGTTCATCCGCTCTCCGGCTCCCTCGTTGCCATGTCCTCCCCGGTACGACAGATCAGCGCGGCGAAATGTCAGGTCGGGGCCCACCTCACATTCGACGGGGCCGCGTTGTCGGGTCAGTGAAGACGACCCCGTCGACCGAAGGACAGGAACCTCCCCATGAACGACTTCCAGGAGATCGCCGACCGCGTCGAGATCGAGGCGCTGCGCGCCGAGTTCACCGACGCGGCGATGATGCGCGACCGCCCCCGCATGGCCGCGCTGTTCACCCCCGACGGAGTGCTGCGCATGCCCAACATCCCGGTCGAGTTCAGCGGCCGGGAGAAGATCCGGCTCGGCGGCGAACGCCTGCAGAGCCAGTGGGATTTCTTCGTGCAGAACAGCCACCCGGGCACGATTCGGATCGACGGCGACACCGCCACCGGCCGCACCTACATGCAGGAGGTCGCACGGCTGCTCGACGGCCGCTCCGGCCAGAACTTCGCCGTCTACCACGACGCCTACCGGCGCACCCCGGAGGGCTGGAAGTTCGCCGAGCGGGTCTACGAGGTCAGGTACGTCGACACCACACCGCTGGCGGGCTCGGCGCCCGGCTCCGGCGAGTCGTCCGACGACTTCGCCGCACCGGCGTCCGCCGACCGGCTGGACCGGGCGATCGCGGCACTGCGGGCGAACGGCTTCGCCGCCGAACTCCTCGACGACGCCAAGGCGGCCCGCGCCCGCGTCCAGGATCTGATCCCGGAGGGCGCGGCCGTGTTCACCGGGGCCAGCGAGACGCTCCGGCTCTCCGGCATCGCCGACGACATCGAGGCGGGCGGTCACTGCGAGGCGATCCGGCCGCGCATCCTGAAGATGGACCGCACCACCGAGTCCGACGAGATCCGCCGCCTGACGACCGCCCCCGACGTCTTCGTCGCCAGCGTCACGGCCGTGACCGAGACCGGCTCACTCGTCATCGCCTCTGGCAGCGGAAGCCAACTCCCCGCTTCTGCGGGCGGTGCCGCGAAGGCGATCTGGATCGTCGGCGCGCAGAAGGTGGTCCCCGACCTTCCCACCGCGCTGCGCCGCGTAGAGGAGCACGCCCTCCCCCTGGAGAGCGCCCGCGCCCAGCAGGTCTACGGCCGCCCGAGCGCGATCAACCGCCTCCTCGTCCTCAACGCCGAACCCCAGCCCGGTCGCGCCACCGTCCTCCTGCTCCGCGAACCCATCGGCTTCTGACCCCGACGACCACCCCGACGACCACCCCGCCGGCCTCCCCGGCGGGCAGACCTCCTGCGCGCCCTGCCCTGCCGGCTCACCGCCGGCGACGGCGAATCCGGGGCGGGATCGAGCCCCCCTTGTTCGGAGGGCGCTGTCCGTCTCCTCGGTCAGGGCCGCAGGAGGGTCTTGATGGCACGGCGTTCGTCCATGGCCTTGTAGCCGTCGGCGGCGTTCTCCAGCGGCAGGGTCAGGTCGAAGACGCGGCCGGGGTCGATCCGGCGGGTCAGGATCAGCTCGATCAGCTCGGGCAGGTAGCGGCGGACGGGCGCGGGGCCGCCGTGCAGGTGGACGGCGGCGAAGAACAGCTCGTCGCCGGGCAGGTGGACGTCGTGGGAGACGCCGACGTAGCCGATGTGGCCGCCGGGCCGGGTGGCGCGGACGGCCTGCATCATCGACTGCTGGGTGCCGACCGCCTCGATCACGCTGTGCGCGCCGAGACCGCCGGTGAGGTCCTTGAGCTTCGCGACGCCCTCGTCACCGCGCTCGACGATGACGTCGGTCGCGCCGAACTCGGTCGCGAGCCTCTGCCGGTCGGCGTGCCTGCTGAAGGCGACGATCCGCTCGGCGCCCATCTCCCGGGCTGCGAGCACGCCGAGCAGGCCGACCGCGCCGTCGCCGACGACCGCGACGGTCTTGCCGGGTCCCACCGCGGCGGCGTCCGCCGCGAACCAGCCTGTGCCCAGCACGTCGGACGCCGCGAGCAGCGACGGGATCAGATCCGCGTCCGGCGTTCCGGGTGTCGCCACCAGGGTGCCGTCGGCCAGCGGGATCCGCGCGAACTGCGCCTGGGTGCCGATGCCGTTCATCGCCACGGCGTGCACGCAGCGGGACTGGTAGCCCGCCCGGCAGATCTCACAGGTGTTGTCGGAGGCGAAGAACGACCCGACGACGAAGTCCCCGACCTTCACGTTCCGCACCCCGGGGCCGGTCTCCTCGACCACGCCGACGTACTCGTGGCCCATCGGCGCCATGCCGTCGAGCTTCTCGACGCCGCGATAGGGCCACAGGTCCGACCCGCACACGCACGCCGCCGTCACCCGGATGATCGCGTCGGTCGGCTCGATGATCTTCGGGTCGTCGCGGTCCACCACGCTGACCTCGCCGGGACCGTTCAGGACTACTCCACGCATGAAGGATCTCCTCGCTCGCTCTCGGTCGCGCGCCGACGGACGTGGCACCGCACTCGGCCCCTCAGTGCGGTATTCCTCCCATACCGGGGCAAGCCCCACCTTGCGGCGGAATCTTTGCCACGGCCGGACGGCTAAATGACCGCGGTCCGCCGGCCGGCACACCCGCGCCGCGGCCCGGACCTGGCCCGATATCCTGCGAACCCGTTGCACCGAACCGGAGACGACCGACCCGTGTCCGATCATCAGGCCACCGAGGACCGAGGACCCGACGTGCGGCGCCGTACCGTCCCGGCGCTCACGCAGTACGCGACACCCCGCCTGGTCGCCTCCATCGTGTACGACGGGCATCCCGCCGAGGACGACCCGGAGTGGCGGACCAGCGGCGCGCCCAGCGCGGCCGACTACGGGGTCTGGGCGGGGCGCTGGTGCGGTCTCACCTGCCTGCGCATGGCGCTGCTGGCGCGCGACGGAGCGGCGCCCAGCCTGTGGGAGCTGCTGACCGAGGCGCTTCCCTACGGCGTCTACCAGGAGCGCGACGACGGCACGGTGGGGCCGGGACTGATCTACCGTCCCTTCGCCGACTTCGTGGGCGAACGCCACGGCCTGCGGGCCGAGGTCATCACCGAACTCACCGCCGACCGGCTGCGCGCCGAACTCGACGCGGGCCGGCTCGTCCTCGCCTCGGTGCACCGGGAGATCCGCCGCCCCGACCGTCCCGCCCCCGGCCGTGGCGGCCACCTGGTCCTCGCCACCCGCCACCCCGGCGACACCGTCGCCTTCCACAACCCCTCGGGCCACACCCCGGAAACCGTCGCCGCAGCGCTCCCCGCCGACGTCTTCGACGCCTTCGCCGCCCACCGGGGCGTCGCCCTCCACCTGTAGTCGCCTCGCCGCGGGTTCCGGTGGCCCGGCGACCCGGTGCCGGGGCCTCCGATCGGGGCGGGCCCGGCGCCCGGTGGCGCCGCGCCGCCGGGTCGGCCGGTTCGGTGCCCTGGCCGTGCCGCGCCGCCGACGACGCCCGGCGGGGCCCGCCTTGCGGGTCGGCGAAACGCCGGCCGACGCCTACGGGAGCAGGCCGTGGAGCCGCGCCGCGACCACGGCGGCCTGCCGGGTGGTCGCGTGCAGCCGGGCCATCGCCTCGCGCAGGTAGCTCTTGACCGTGGGGAGCGACAGCCCGAGGCGGGTGGCGATCTCCGTGTTCTTCAGGCCCAGCGCGATCAGGGCCAGGATGTCGATCTGCCGGTCGGTGAGGCGCACGCCGGAGGGCCGGGCCGGGTCCGGGTGTGGGGCGGCGAGCGCGCGGAGCTCCGCGGCGACCTCCGGGTCGGCGACGCGGTGGGCGAGTTCGCGCAGGCGCGCGTGGAGGTGCACCAGGTCGGTGGGCACGTCGTGGTGGGCGAGGTCGGCGGCACGGATGAGCCGCAGGCGGTCGTCCACTTCATCCCGAATATTCAACTCGTGGGCGATATGGGTCGCCCGGCCCTCCAGGAAACGCAGGACTTCCGGGGATCCCGACCGCGTGCGCCGCCCCGCGTAGAGCAGGCCGCGGACGCGTCGCCGCACGATGATGGGCGCGACCGCGAGACTGACGATCCCCTCACCGAGGATCTGGTCGTCGAAGTCGTGGGTGATGTCCTCGGCCGCCGCGTAGTCGTCCACCGCGAGGGCCCTGCCGATCTGCCAGCTCCGCCCGCCGAGCCCGCGGGCCGGGGCGAGGACGATCGAGGTGAGCCGGCCGCCGCCCGCGCCGGCGACCGCGGTGATGCGGATCTTGTCGTCCTTGCGCAGGCCGGCGAAGGTGACGGATCCGTGCAGCGCCTGGCGGATCTCGCGGCTCGTCTGCTTCAGCAGGGCGAGGTCGCTGGGACGCATCAGATCGACGGGCACCCCAATACCTACTTTCGGACGTGCCGAGGGCTTTGCGGCCAGTTAAGCATGTGGCGCAGACCACTTCGGCAGCCGCGTCCCCGGGCGCGGCACGCACCTCGGAGGCGATCCGCATGTCCGAACCCATCGGCTCTCACCCGCACGAAGACCGGGTGTTCGCACCCCCGGCGGGGCTCGCCGCCGACGCGAACCTCAAGGCCGACGTGTACGAGCGGGCCGCGAAGGACCGGCTCGGATTCTGGGCCGAGCAGGCCGAGCGCATCTCCTGGAGCGAGCCGTTCACCGAGGTCCTCGACTGGTCGAACCCGCCTTTCGCGAAGTGGTTCACCGGCGGCAGGCTCAACGCCGCTTACAACTGCGTCGACCGCCACGTCGAGGCGGGCAACGGCGACCGGGTGGCGCTGCACTTCGTCGGCGAGCCCGGCGACACCCGCGACATCACCTACGCGCAGCTCAAGGACGAGGTGTCGCAGGCGGCCAACGCGCTGACCGGGCTGGGGGTGCGGGCTGGCGACCGGGTGGTGATCTATCTGCCGATGATCCCCGAAGCCGTGGTCGCGATGCTGGCGTGCGCCCGCCTCGGCGCACCGCACACCGTGGTGTTCGGCGGATTCAGCGCCGACGCGCTGGCGAGCCGCGTCCTCGACTGCGACGCGAGGCTCGTGATCACCGCGGACGGCGGCCACCGGCGGGGCGCGGCGTCGCCGCTCAAGCCCGCGGTCGACGAGGCCCTCGCGAAGCTGGGCCGGAAGAACCCCGTCGAGCATGTCGTGGTCGTGCGGCGCACCGGCCAGGAGACGGCGTTCGACGGCGCCACGGACGTCTGGTGGCACGAGGTCGTCGGCGGGGCGTCTACCGCGCACACGCCCGAGGCGTTCGACTCCGAGCATCCCCTCTACGTCATGTACACCTCGGGCACCACCGGCAAGCCGAAGGGGATCCTGCACACGACGGGCGGCTACCTGGTGCAGACCGCGTACTCCTTCTGGGGCGTGTTCGACCACAAGCCCGACGACGTCTACTGGTGCACCGCCGACATCGGGTGGGTGACCGGTCACTCGTATCTCGTCTACGGGCCCCTGGCCAACGGCGTCACGCAGGTGCTCTACGAGGGCACGCCCGACACGCCCCACAAGGGCCGCTGGTGGGAGATCGTCCAGGACAAGAAGGTCACGCTCTTCTACACCGCGCCGACCGCGATCCGGACCTGCATGAAGTGGGGCGAGCGGATTCCCGCCGAGTACGACCTGTCGACGCTGCGGGTACTCGGATCGGTCGGCGAGTCCATCAACCCCGAGGCCTATCTCTGGTACCGCGACAACATCGGGCAGCGGAAGGCGCCGATCGTCGACACCTGGTGGCAGACCGAGACGGGCGGCCACATGATCACGCCGCTGCCCGGGGTGACGGCAGCCAAGCCGGGCTCCGCGATGACCCCGCTGCCCGGGATCAGCGTCGACGTCGTCGACGACGCCGGGAACTCCGTGCCCAACGGGGAGAGCGGGTACCTCGTGGTCCGCGAGCCGTGGCCCGCGATGCTCCGCACGATCTGGGGCGACGACGAGCGCTACAAGGAGACGTACTGGTCCCGCTGGGAAGGCCTGTCCCTGTACTTCGCCGGGGACGGCGCCAAGCGCGACGCCGACGGGGCCATCTGGCTGCTCGGCCGGGTCGACGACGTCATGAACGTCTCCGGGCACCGCCTTTCGACGACCGAGATCGAGTCCGCCCTCGTGTCGCACCCGAAGGTCGCCGAAGCCGCCGTGGTCGGCGCCGCCGACGAGACCACCGGCCAGGCCGTCGTCGCCTTCGTCATCCTGCGCGAGTCGGCCGCCGACGGCGGCGCCGACCTCACCACCGAACTCGCCGCCCACGTCAGAAGGGAGATCGGCCCCATCGCCAAGCCGAAGCGCATCCTCGTCGTCCCCGAACTCCCCAAGACCCGCTCCGGCAAGATCATGCGCCGCCTCCTGCGCGACGTCGCCGAGAACCGCGCCATCGGCGACGCCACCACCCTTGCCGACACCACCGTCATGACCCAGATCACCGCCGGGCTGTCCGCCTCCTCCCCCCAGGAACCCTGACGCGCCTCGGCCCAGCGGCGCCGGGAAAGCGATCCGGGCCGTCGACCCGGCCGCGCCCCTGCTCCGCGCCTACGCCGACCGAGGGCCGCTGCGCCGCCTGAACGGCACCGGCACTACCGAAAAGGTGCGACTGCGCATCCATGACGCCCTGGGACTCACGAACGCCATGTCCTGGGCGGCGATGTCCGGGCGGACCTGGCGGACAGGAACGCGGTCGCGCCGGTGGCGCGGCCGCGGCGGATGGTCGCGGTCGGGCCGGATGGGGCGGCGTGCTCGGCTCGGCGGCTCTGCGAGCGGGTGGGAGATCGAGGCCGCTTGCTCGCGTCCGGGGGACGGTCAGGGGCGGGGTGGGTGCCAGTCGGTGGTGAGGTGGGCGTGGCGGATTTTGCCCAGGAGGCGGATGGGGAGGGTTTCCGGGGTGGGGGTGGCCTTGTTGATGGTCAGGGTGCTGTGGCGGATGGAGAGGGCGTTGGCGTCCAGGGTCATGCCGGGGGCCAGGAGCAGTTCGATGGTGCCGCCGCTGACTCGTAGGTCGATGACGAGTTCGGGGGCGGTGCGCACGGCGTCGGTGAGGTCGAGCAGCACGTCGGACCAGGCGGTGCGGAGGGCCAGACGGTGCGGGAGGTGCCAGCGGCCTTCGCGGCGCACCGTGCCGTGCTTCTCCTTGATGGTGAGGAGTTCGGGGGCGGGTGCGCCGACGGGCGGCAGGGTGAGCGCGCCGCCTCCCGGGGACGCGATCAGATCGGTGACGAGCGGGGTGAGCGCGTCGATGGTGCGGGCGGTCAGGGCCGCCTCCACGCGCTCGTCGAACTCGGCAGGGGTGAGCCTGCCGTCGGCGACGGCGGCGCGCAGCAGGTCGATGGCCCGGTCGCGGTCCGCGTCGGACGCACGCAGCGCGGGTGGGCCGGGCGGGTTCGTCGGCATCGGGCCTCCTCGGCGGCGAGGTCGTGACACCCCGCCGCCAGCATCACTGACCCATCAGTCTAAGCAGATAGGTATGTTGAGTTAGGTATATAGAGTTAGGTATCGCGAGTCAGGCATCTACGCGATTTTACGGTGGTACATGCGCATCGCCAGGGCGTAGGCGACGACGAGGACGCCGGTCACGGCGAGCCAGGCTCCGACCCCCGCGCCAGAGCGGAATCCCACGAGGAGCGCGACGAGCACCACGAGCGCGACCGAGATCAGGTTGCCGAACAGCGAGGTCAGCACGTGCGCCCACAGCACGCTCGAGCGGGCGATCGGCATCGACTGGAACCGCTCGAAGATGCCGCTCTGCAGGTCGTTGAACAGCCGGTAGGACGTGTAGGAGATGCCCATCCCGATCGTGATCAGCAGGATGCCGGGCAGCAGGTAGTTCACGTAGTCGTCCGACCCGGTGCTGATCGCGCCGCCGAACACGTAGACGAACAGCAGCATGAGCGTGATCGGCATGATCGCGACGGTGATGACGGTGTCGAGGCTGCGGGTGATGTGCCGCAGGGTCCGGCCCGTCAGCAGGGCGGTGTCGCCCAGGAACCGCATGATCATCCCTGCTCCTCAGTGGTCCGTGCCGTGGTGGGACCCGCCGCGTCGTCGCCGATGATGGCGAGGAAGACCTCTTCGAGGTCGGCTGCTTCTCGACGTACTCGACCTTTCCAGGCGGGAGGAGCCGCTTCAGCTCGTCGAGCGTGCCGTCGGCGATGATCCGACCCTGGTGGAGGATCGCGATCCGGTCGGCGAGGTGTTCCGCCTCTTCCAGATACTGGGTGGTGAGCAGCACCGTCGTGCCCTGCCCGGCGAGCTCCTTGACGCTGTGCCACACCTCGAGGCGGGCCTGGGGGTCGAGCCCGGTGGTCGGTTCGTCCAGGAAGATCACCGGCGGATCCCCGATGAGGCTCATCGCGATGTCCAACCGGCGGCGCATGCCCCCGGAGTACGTCGCCACCCGCCGGCCCGCCGCGTCGGTGAGCTGGAAGCGGGCCAGCAGGTCGTCGGCGACCCGGCCGGGGTCCGCGACCCGCCGCAACCGGGCGACCAGCACCAGGTTCTCCCGGCCGGTGAGGATCGCGTCCACCGCCGCGAACTGCCCGGTGAGACTGATGGACGCCCGCACGTCCGCCGGTCGCGCGGCGATGTCGAAGCCGGCGACGGCGGCCGTTCCCGCGTCGGGCTCGAGCAGCGTGGACAGGATGCGCACGACCGTGGTCTTGCCCGCGCCGTTGGAGCCGAGCAGGGCGAAGATGCTGCCCGGCGCCACGTCGAAGTCCACGCCGCGCAGCACGCGCACTTCCTTGTAGGACTTCTCGAGGCCTTGTACGTGGATCGCCTGTCTCGTCATCGGGGGGAGGTCCCTTCGTCGGGCCGCGCCGGTGTCACTCGCAGAACACCTGCACCTTGGTGTCGGTCTCGTCGACGTCGACGACGACGTCGCCGAGCTGTTCGATGAGCTCCTCGATGTGCTGCGGCTTGAGCTCGGTGAGGTCGATCGGAACCCCCGCCTTGTCCAGCTCCGCGTTGAGCCTGACGAGCGCCTGCGGCGGGAGGAGGCTCGTGAGCCTGACCCCCGCGCGCAGGAGCTGGAGCGGGACCCGGATGTTGATCCGGGTCGGCCCGTCGGCGGAGCCGTCCGACGCGTGCACCACCACGCGCAGGTACCTGGGCCGGGGTCTCCGGTGGGTCTCGGCCGCGGGCGTGGACTCGGGCCTGGCGCGTTCGAGCGCGCCGATCAGCCGCTCGGCCTCGTCCGCGGTGATCTTTCCCTCGGCCAGCATCTGCAGGATCTGGCGCCGCTGCTCGTTCATCGGGACCGCTCCAGCTCCGTCAGCGCCTCCTGGACGCTGATCTCCCCACGTTTCAGGCGGTCGACGACGTCGGCGCCGGTAGGGGCCGGGTCGGTGTCGACGAAGTCGAGGCGCTCGGCGATCCGGTTCAGCCTGGACTTGATCGTCGGGTAGCTCACCCCGAAGATCCGCTCCATCTCCTTGATCGAACCGTGCGACCGCACGAACGCGGCGACGAACACCTGGTCGTTGACGTCGAGCTGCGCCAGCTGCGGCGGCTCGAACCGTCCCTCGATCGCGACGCCGCTCCCGGCCAGGCGCACCCGTTCGACCACGAACGGCCGCCCCTGCGTCAGGTCTGTCAGCTCGTGCCAGTCCACCCGCGCCCCTCACCCTCTCGGCGACTCACCCTCTGTGCAGTTGTATCTTGATTTTCTTCACCCTGCAACGCAAGAAACTTGATTTTCTTGAACTCAACATTCAATGAATCAAGTCTTCAGGTCGCCCAACCCCTCCCGTCACGACCCGTGTCCTCACTTCCCG harbors:
- a CDS encoding DUF2089 domain-containing protein, which produces MDWHELTDLTQGRPFVVERVRLAGSGVAIEGRFEPPQLAQLDVNDQVFVAAFVRSHGSIKEMERIFGVSYPTIKSRLNRIAERLDFVDTDPAPTGADVVDRLKRGEISVQEALTELERSR